The Ktedonobacterales bacterium sequence GCGCGCCTTTTCGGTGCTGGACGTTGGGACCGGCGCGGCCAATGTCCCTATCGCGCTCGCGCGCTGGGCGCGCCGCCAGGGGCGAGAGGCGCAGATTACCGCCAGCGATCTCAGCGAGCAGGTGCTGGCAGTGGCGCGCGCCAACTGCGCCAGCTTTCCCGAAATACACATAGAGCAGCAAAACGCCCTGGCGCTTACCTATGCCGATCAGTCGTTCGATCTGGTTCTGTGCCAGGGGGCGCTGCACCATTTTTCTCCCGACGAGGCCGTCGCAGTGCTGAGGGAACTGGCGCGTGTCGCCCGGCGCGCGATCATCGTGACCGATCTCCAGCGGAACCGCCCACTCTACGTGGGGGGCTGGCTGCTGATGCACACGCTGATACGCAATCGCGTTACCCGCCACGACGGCCTCGCCTCTATTCGGCGCGCCTATACCCCCGCCGAAGTGCGGGCGCTGGCCGAGCAAGCCGACCTGCGCTCTGCAACCATCCATACCGCGCTTCGTCTCCGTCAGGCGCTCATCT is a genomic window containing:
- a CDS encoding methyltransferase domain-containing protein, whose translation is MNLRERDSSAEELLDAPGVDDRLLEQSLRDLSRIGSLLGWTHLAVQDVAHIVAQRQLRAFSVLDVGTGAANVPIALARWARRQGREAQITASDLSEQVLAVARANCASFPEIHIEQQNALALTYADQSFDLVLCQGALHHFSPDEAVAVLRELARVARRAIIVTDLQRNRPLYVGGWLLMHTLIRNRVTRHDGLASIRRAYTPAEVRALAEQADLRSATIHTALRLRQALIWQRSPLNSTDHKVC